Sequence from the Chitinophagales bacterium genome:
GTCAGCCCATTGTGGTTCCCATCGCTTCCCTTGCTCCGAATGCGCAAATTTCCGAATGGAATTGCAATATCATCTACAATTATCAGGATATTTTGTTTAGATATTTCTAATCTGTCCATCCAGTATTTAACTGCTTTCCCGCTTAAATTCATAAATGTGGCAGGTTTGATCAGATGCATCTGCCGTCCTTTTATTTTAACTAATGTATACATAGCAAAACGTTCTGAAACAAAAGAAGCACCGGCTTCTTCCGCCAATGCCTCCACAATTTTAAAGCCTATGTTATGCCTGGTTTCAACATATTCCTCACCAACATTTCCAAGCCCTGCAATCAGATACTTCACAATCGAAAGGAAAGGTGAATAATTAAGATGATTGAAGACTATTATTTTTTCTTTGCTTCTTTTTTAGCGCCACCTTTTTCGGCAGCCGGAGCAGGTGCGGCACCCGCAGCGGGGGCAGCAAGAGTTCCGGCAGCAGGTGTTGCCGCGGCAACAGGAGCAGCAGCTACAGGAGTTTCTTCCTTAACCTGACGTGGAACAAATACAGACACAATCGGAATATGCGGCGCATTTAAAAATTCAACACCATCCATCTTCATTTCGCTTATTCTGATCGACTTTCCGAGCTCCAGATGATCAATCTTTACCGTAATGTGTTCCATAAGATCTTTAGGGTAGAGACGCA
This genomic interval carries:
- a CDS encoding aminoacyl-tRNA hydrolase, with amino-acid sequence MKYLIAGLGNVGEEYVETRHNIGFKIVEALAEEAGASFVSERFAMYTLVKIKGRQMHLIKPATFMNLSGKAVKYWMDRLEISKQNILIIVDDIAIPFGNLRIRSKGSDGNHNGLTSIQEALGTTEYPRLRFGIEGNFPRGRKIDYVLGKWTIEEKTVLPQKIKTAAEATKSIVTIGLERTMNIYNKAGSKPGED